A stretch of Lactiplantibacillus brownii DNA encodes these proteins:
- a CDS encoding GTP pyrophosphokinase codes for MRKTDSQPDEPDQLLPAQPELLQAVDQLRAYSLRYEVAMKLVLDKLDYISREYELRYGYALIDSKQSRIKSPESIVGKMQRKHLPLTLEAVFDHLHDIAGIRLIVRFLSDVKTVEDLLATQADLKVLRVKDYIHHPKPNGYQSLHLILGVPIYTVDGPNIIEVELQIRTIAMNFWASLEHELNYKKNVPDQAALRQSLTEKAHLITQLDQEMDDIKERMYDQKPPKKQI; via the coding sequence TTGCGTAAAACAGATTCTCAACCGGATGAACCGGATCAACTATTACCAGCCCAACCAGAGCTATTACAAGCAGTCGACCAATTGAGAGCGTATTCATTACGTTATGAAGTTGCCATGAAGTTAGTCCTAGATAAGTTGGATTATATCAGTCGCGAATATGAGTTACGTTATGGTTATGCTTTGATTGACAGTAAGCAGTCGCGAATTAAGTCACCAGAAAGTATTGTTGGCAAAATGCAGCGTAAACATCTGCCATTAACGCTGGAAGCCGTTTTTGATCATCTACATGATATTGCTGGGATTCGACTAATTGTGCGCTTTTTAAGTGATGTTAAAACTGTAGAAGATTTACTAGCGACCCAGGCTGATTTAAAAGTGTTGCGGGTGAAGGACTATATCCATCATCCTAAACCCAACGGCTATCAAAGTTTGCATTTGATTTTAGGGGTGCCCATCTATACTGTCGACGGTCCCAATATTATCGAGGTTGAACTACAGATTCGAACGATTGCAATGAATTTCTGGGCCTCACTGGAACATGAACTCAACTACAAGAAGAATGTACCAGACCAAGCGGCGCTGCGGCAGTCGTTAACTGAAAAAGCCCATTTAATTACACAATTGGACCAAGAGATGGACGATATTAAGGAACGTATGTACGATCAGAAACCACCGAAAAAACAAATTTAA
- a CDS encoding MMPL family transporter, whose amino-acid sequence MKGSRRQFTIQAVIWLIVMVAAIILLPNVSNLVRDKGQTQLPSSAKSQVASVIQNHWGRNQNNTRQVVVVFSNGDKPITSTQKQEIAGTIKRFKVQKSKYHVKSMTAASDNSAAKKQLISKDKSTELLQLMVGENQTVTNMTKTITQGAKTAGVKTYVTGSDILTDDFTQETETGLQKTEIITVIFIFIVLTLVFRSPITPLVSLLSVGLSFIISLSIVMNLVDKFNFPLSNFTQVFMVVVLFGIGTDYNILLFDQFKEELSHGDSPVAATGRALKIAGRTILFSGSSLLIGFSALGLANFSIYRSAVGVAVAVAILLLVLLTLNPFFMALLGPKLFWPSKKFSGGSTSKMWHGIAAGSVRYPLIALVVVLGVAAPFIFTYSNQLNYDTLAELNDSIPAKQGFKVVQAHFSKGTAEPSTLYIKSSHKLNNEKDIKAIDNLTRQLKQVKGVKTVASVSQPGGSEISDLYVNKQLGTVTTGMKSASKGLKKISSGLDSADSQLKNSNMSSGVSSAKELADGAQTLSDGVVTYANGVYTVNNGLDQLNGKTGTLSSGVNQLASGSKQVTTGLNTLNGKTGTLASATSQLASGSGTLAKGVVTYTNGVYTVNSGLNELNGQTGTLSSKVGTLFNGTSTLSSSLDKLSSQNGTVASRQAELISSIGQLQQGSSAIASKLQLMQTAVNNGNTTQNKWDLNELTKGLNSLNSSMDELLELSNSMGSATDDVNNFASVLSSTQTPIKSDMGTIQSALESAARTDVANTKTGSTSTGVNASDVASAAIAAAGSSATSEQKAAITSAVTSQVNAQNSANSSSATSTTKATSATDAKAGLNALSDLQKQLTSITDAAGKLQTLSTNMTKLSSLTKLANSSKAANTKSIEAITKLEASITEVQTALNGAGTADNPGFVPSMDSLSSNLLQLQNGAATLASSINGYTGYVSQAANGANEINNGVGTLNASIPTLTSAIGALTAGTNKLAANSATLNSGASQVAAGNSQLNAQVPALASGVSQLASGSNQVSTGLTSLQGQLPTLVSAISALDAGTNKLVANSATLTSGASQIAAGNQTMYTTLQSLVKQMATLQKGLATASDGTKTINKGVGSANSYLTGLKDSDAAKTYYVPKSTLKSKTYQTALNTYMSSNYHATKLTIVLKDNPSSKAAMNKISAIQTQAQNTLKGTSLDGSTIAIGGQTSETNDTQSIASSDFVRTAAIMLVGILLALMFITRSVLQPFYILGTLLLAYIMSLSITRMLSSWFMGQDMLTWNTPFFGFIMLIALGVDYSIFLMMKYREFDNTAATPSTRIVRASAVIGAVVLSAALILSGTFAALMPSGVLTLIQVAMVVIIGLIILVFAIPTVIPALIRLTYPLTDNMENESTTDEPTKRSHK is encoded by the coding sequence TTGAAAGGGAGCCGTAGACAATTTACCATTCAGGCTGTCATTTGGCTGATAGTGATGGTGGCGGCCATCATTTTGCTACCAAATGTCAGCAATCTGGTCCGCGATAAGGGCCAAACACAGTTGCCAAGTAGTGCGAAGAGTCAAGTTGCGTCCGTTATTCAAAATCATTGGGGACGTAATCAAAACAACACGCGCCAAGTGGTCGTGGTGTTTAGCAACGGGGATAAACCGATAACTTCGACCCAGAAGCAGGAGATTGCTGGGACAATCAAACGCTTCAAGGTACAGAAGTCTAAATACCATGTGAAATCAATGACCGCAGCTAGCGATAATTCTGCAGCTAAGAAACAATTGATTTCAAAAGATAAATCAACCGAATTATTACAATTAATGGTTGGTGAAAATCAGACCGTTACTAATATGACGAAGACCATCACGCAAGGAGCCAAAACGGCGGGCGTCAAAACGTACGTCACCGGGAGTGATATCTTAACTGATGACTTTACGCAGGAAACGGAAACCGGCCTACAAAAGACTGAAATCATTACCGTGATCTTTATCTTCATTGTTTTGACATTAGTCTTCCGGTCACCGATTACACCGTTGGTATCGCTATTATCAGTTGGGTTATCGTTTATTATTTCATTGAGTATTGTGATGAATTTGGTCGATAAGTTTAATTTTCCATTGTCCAACTTCACTCAGGTCTTTATGGTCGTGGTCCTCTTTGGGATTGGGACCGACTACAATATTTTGCTGTTTGATCAATTCAAAGAAGAACTCAGTCATGGCGATAGTCCAGTCGCCGCGACTGGGCGGGCGTTGAAGATAGCTGGCCGGACGATTCTGTTTAGTGGTTCCTCACTATTAATTGGGTTTAGTGCCCTCGGATTAGCCAACTTCTCGATTTATCGCTCTGCCGTTGGGGTCGCCGTTGCGGTGGCGATTCTGTTGTTAGTGCTATTAACTTTGAACCCGTTCTTTATGGCTTTACTCGGACCGAAGTTGTTCTGGCCATCTAAGAAGTTCTCAGGTGGGAGTACTAGCAAGATGTGGCATGGGATTGCCGCTGGCTCTGTGCGTTATCCTTTGATTGCCTTAGTGGTCGTCTTAGGGGTTGCAGCGCCATTTATCTTTACCTATAGTAATCAATTAAATTATGATACTTTAGCTGAATTGAATGATTCGATTCCAGCTAAGCAAGGCTTTAAAGTGGTTCAGGCTCATTTTTCAAAAGGGACGGCAGAACCTTCGACGCTCTATATTAAATCGAGTCATAAGTTAAATAATGAAAAAGATATCAAAGCAATTGACAACTTAACACGTCAATTGAAGCAAGTTAAGGGTGTCAAAACCGTTGCTTCTGTTAGTCAACCAGGTGGCTCAGAAATTAGTGACCTGTACGTTAACAAGCAATTGGGTACCGTGACAACCGGGATGAAGTCCGCAAGTAAGGGCTTGAAGAAGATTAGCAGTGGCTTGGATAGCGCTGATAGTCAACTGAAAAACTCAAACATGTCGTCCGGTGTCAGCAGCGCTAAGGAATTAGCGGATGGCGCACAGACCCTTTCAGATGGTGTCGTGACCTATGCTAACGGTGTTTATACCGTTAACAATGGTTTGGATCAGTTGAATGGGAAGACGGGCACGCTGTCGAGTGGTGTTAATCAGTTGGCAAGTGGGTCAAAACAAGTGACGACTGGGTTAAATACCTTAAATGGTAAGACTGGAACCTTAGCAAGTGCTACTAGTCAATTAGCGAGCGGTTCTGGAACTCTTGCCAAGGGTGTTGTGACTTATACTAACGGTGTTTACACTGTCAATAGTGGTTTGAATGAATTGAATGGTCAAACTGGAACACTGAGTTCTAAAGTTGGAACTTTGTTTAATGGTACTTCAACGCTCTCCTCTAGTTTGGACAAACTTTCTAGTCAAAATGGCACAGTGGCATCGAGGCAGGCTGAACTAATTAGCAGTATTGGTCAGTTACAACAAGGCTCTTCTGCAATTGCGTCTAAGCTTCAGTTGATGCAAACAGCGGTAAATAATGGCAACACTACTCAGAATAAGTGGGATTTAAATGAGTTGACTAAAGGGCTTAACTCACTTAATTCAAGTATGGATGAGTTACTAGAACTTTCTAATTCCATGGGATCTGCTACGGATGATGTTAATAACTTTGCCAGTGTTCTTTCAAGCACACAGACACCGATTAAGTCTGATATGGGTACGATCCAAAGTGCTTTAGAGAGTGCTGCTCGAACAGATGTTGCTAATACAAAGACAGGTTCAACGAGTACGGGTGTCAACGCTAGCGATGTTGCTTCTGCAGCGATTGCAGCAGCTGGCTCATCGGCGACATCAGAACAAAAAGCGGCAATTACCTCCGCCGTTACATCACAAGTTAATGCGCAAAATAGTGCTAACAGTAGTTCAGCAACATCTACAACTAAAGCTACTAGTGCTACGGATGCAAAGGCTGGGTTAAATGCATTATCTGATCTGCAAAAGCAACTAACAAGCATTACTGATGCAGCTGGTAAGTTACAGACGTTAAGCACAAATATGACTAAGCTATCAAGTTTAACTAAACTTGCAAACAGTTCAAAAGCGGCCAACACTAAGTCAATTGAAGCTATAACTAAATTGGAAGCATCCATTACTGAAGTGCAAACTGCACTCAATGGGGCCGGAACTGCCGATAATCCTGGATTTGTACCAAGTATGGATAGCTTATCTTCAAACTTACTCCAATTACAAAATGGTGCTGCAACATTAGCTTCAAGTATTAATGGCTATACAGGCTATGTTTCTCAAGCAGCTAATGGCGCTAATGAGATTAATAATGGTGTTGGGACTTTAAATGCTTCGATTCCAACATTAACGAGCGCTATCGGGGCGTTAACAGCCGGAACGAATAAGTTAGCAGCTAATTCTGCTACTTTGAATAGTGGTGCTTCCCAAGTTGCTGCTGGTAACAGTCAATTGAATGCGCAAGTACCTGCTTTAGCAAGCGGTGTTAGTCAGTTGGCTTCTGGTTCTAATCAAGTTTCCACTGGATTAACTAGCCTTCAAGGGCAATTACCAACGTTAGTTAGTGCTATCAGCGCCTTGGATGCTGGGACCAATAAGTTAGTTGCAAACTCTGCAACCTTAACTTCTGGGGCTTCCCAAATTGCGGCGGGTAACCAAACGATGTACACAACGTTGCAAAGTCTTGTTAAACAGATGGCAACGTTGCAAAAAGGTTTGGCAACGGCTAGCGATGGGACTAAGACCATCAACAAAGGTGTTGGTTCAGCTAATAGTTACTTGACTGGCTTGAAGGATTCAGACGCGGCGAAGACTTACTACGTACCAAAGAGTACGTTGAAGAGTAAGACTTATCAAACAGCGCTGAATACGTATATGTCCAGCAATTACCATGCGACGAAGTTGACGATTGTCTTGAAAGATAATCCAAGCTCCAAGGCCGCGATGAATAAGATTTCTGCTATCCAAACACAAGCCCAAAATACGTTGAAGGGGACTTCCTTAGACGGTTCTACGATTGCCATCGGTGGTCAAACGTCTGAAACGAATGATACCCAATCAATCGCATCGAGTGACTTTGTCCGGACTGCAGCAATTATGTTAGTCGGAATTTTACTTGCGTTGATGTTCATCACGCGTTCCGTCTTACAACCGTTCTACATCTTAGGGACGTTGTTATTGGCTTATATTATGTCCTTGAGTATCACGCGGATGTTGAGTAGCTGGTTCATGGGTCAAGATATGTTGACTTGGAACACGCCATTCTTCGGTTTCATCATGCTGATTGCGCTTGGGGTCGATTACAGTATCTTCTTGATGATGAAGTATCGTGAGTTTGATAACACGGCGGCAACGCCAAGTACACGGATCGTGCGGGCTTCTGCGGTTATCGGTGCGGTGGTCTTATCCGCTGCCCTGATCTTGAGCGGGACCTTCGCCGCCTTGATGCCATCTGGTGTCTTGACCTTGATCCAAGTGGCGATGGTTGTGATTATCGGGTTAATTATCCTGGTATTCGCTATTCCAACGGTTATTCCAGCGCTGATTCGTTTGACTTATCCTTTGACGGATAACATGGAAAATGAATCGACCACGGATGAACCAACGAAACGATCACACAAATAA
- the spxB gene encoding pyruvate oxidase: MGKTIEASVAMLKVLEAWGIKQIYGYAGGSFNSTMHALDVEQKRLHYIQVRHEQVGALAAAAAAKLTGKIGVAFGSAGPGAVNLLNGLYDAKEDHVPVLALVGQVAHTNMNYDYFQEFAEEPMFSDVAVFNRTIMTPESLPYVVDKAIRTAYKEKGVAVVTIPNDFGYAAIPDVDYDSASVPAGEVTAPAIPDDQIKHVLALIKAAKYPVFHVGQGTRGATEQMMQLADRLQVPIIITGLAKGVIPDTFAGNMGSAYRAASKAADELMAITDLVVSIGADYSFAQIMYTTHDFKYVQIELDSGKFGRHHHLDYGINGDAKAFVTRALALSEAAAPSPYYQAAEADMADWKQYLQRLSNRTTDPLEYEQVYKEINRVATDDAIFSMDVGDNTINSFRFLQMTPKQKLLTSALFATMGAGVPGAIAAKLSYPDRQAFNIAGDGAFSMVMQDLLTEVKYQLPIFNIVTSNQTLNFIKSEQEDVPQPYFGIDLIGADFAKIAEGMGVKGIKVAHFEQLHAAFDTAMAEIKAGRPVLIDAKITAKRGLPVEILDVDPAKTSAASVANFKRQYDAEALQPLAAYFSKFGVK, encoded by the coding sequence ATGGGTAAAACTATTGAAGCATCCGTTGCAATGTTAAAGGTTCTTGAAGCTTGGGGGATTAAACAAATTTATGGTTACGCCGGTGGATCGTTTAATTCGACGATGCATGCCCTTGATGTGGAGCAAAAGCGCCTACACTATATCCAAGTTCGTCATGAGCAGGTTGGCGCCTTGGCCGCAGCAGCCGCTGCCAAGTTAACCGGCAAGATTGGGGTAGCGTTTGGTTCCGCAGGCCCTGGCGCTGTTAATTTATTGAATGGCTTATATGATGCCAAGGAAGACCACGTCCCAGTTTTAGCTTTGGTCGGGCAAGTGGCTCACACGAATATGAATTATGATTACTTCCAAGAATTTGCGGAAGAACCCATGTTTAGCGATGTTGCGGTATTCAATCGGACTATCATGACGCCAGAAAGTTTGCCGTATGTTGTGGATAAAGCAATCCGGACGGCGTATAAAGAAAAAGGAGTGGCAGTCGTCACGATTCCTAATGATTTTGGCTATGCGGCTATTCCGGACGTGGACTACGATTCAGCTAGTGTGCCGGCTGGAGAAGTGACCGCTCCAGCGATTCCCGATGATCAGATTAAGCACGTTTTAGCTTTGATCAAAGCCGCTAAATATCCAGTCTTTCACGTTGGGCAAGGAACCCGTGGTGCGACCGAACAAATGATGCAACTAGCCGATCGCTTACAAGTGCCTATTATCATTACAGGCTTGGCTAAAGGTGTCATTCCAGATACGTTTGCCGGCAACATGGGGAGCGCTTATCGAGCTGCCTCGAAAGCAGCTGACGAATTAATGGCGATCACTGATTTGGTTGTTTCAATCGGCGCGGATTACTCCTTTGCCCAGATTATGTATACGACTCATGATTTCAAATATGTTCAAATTGAATTAGATTCGGGCAAGTTTGGTCGGCATCATCATTTGGATTATGGGATTAATGGTGATGCTAAAGCGTTCGTGACACGAGCTTTAGCCTTGAGCGAAGCCGCAGCGCCGTCACCTTATTATCAAGCGGCGGAAGCAGATATGGCTGACTGGAAGCAATATTTGCAACGATTGAGCAATCGGACGACGGACCCACTCGAATATGAACAAGTTTACAAGGAGATCAATCGTGTCGCGACAGATGATGCCATATTCTCCATGGATGTTGGCGATAATACGATTAATAGTTTCCGCTTCTTACAAATGACTCCCAAACAAAAGTTGTTGACCTCGGCGCTATTTGCGACGATGGGGGCCGGCGTTCCCGGCGCAATTGCGGCAAAGCTGAGTTATCCAGATCGGCAAGCCTTTAACATTGCTGGGGATGGTGCCTTTTCAATGGTCATGCAAGACTTATTGACCGAAGTGAAATACCAGTTGCCAATCTTTAATATTGTGACGTCTAATCAAACTTTGAACTTTATTAAGTCTGAACAAGAGGACGTGCCACAGCCTTACTTTGGGATTGATTTGATTGGTGCAGACTTTGCTAAGATTGCAGAGGGCATGGGCGTTAAGGGGATTAAAGTAGCGCACTTCGAACAATTGCATGCGGCTTTTGATACTGCCATGGCTGAGATTAAAGCCGGTCGTCCAGTGTTAATTGATGCGAAGATTACGGCTAAGCGTGGGTTGCCAGTTGAAATCCTGGATGTTGATCCAGCTAAGACTTCGGCTGCTTCGGTCGCTAACTTCAAGCGCCAATACGATGCCGAAGCCTTACAACCACTTGCCGCCTATTTCAGTAAGTTTGGGGTCAAATAA
- a CDS encoding ABC transporter permease yields MNFFKRAWLNLTAKKGRSILLIMVTSAIMLFVLAGLLIRNAADTATSNAKKSVGATVTLSANRDVAFKKMRSSSTSTSKRSRPKLTTSPVKLSDAKKIAKLNNVASYTATVTTSANATGFEAISTSGSSSAGGMKGMGGSTTSSGDIAISGVTSTSATSAFENSSSKITKGRGITTADEGTTNVVIESELAKEDSLKVGDTIKLKATTGTKKTYTLKIVGIYKAASSTSTAQGPGATDPSNSVYTSYTFANTVKGSKYKNTADSVTFNVSNPAKVSSVKTAGKALINTSKYSLTTNDSSYQTVKASMDNVKSFADKIVWLVAIAGTIILALIVILMIRERRFEIGVLLSLGEARWKIVAQFFVEMVMVLVVSIAIAGAGGKFVGNQLGKQLVSQQTTTATTTSSTSTQQGPGGNGAPGGSTSGSKPSGNMQGGGGAPGSSAASVSTQKQAELAINVTLMDLVELGGFGLAIMFLSIMLASGGILRLQPKKVLIE; encoded by the coding sequence ATGAATTTCTTTAAACGTGCATGGCTTAATTTAACGGCGAAAAAGGGTCGTTCAATCTTATTGATTATGGTCACATCAGCAATTATGTTGTTTGTGTTGGCCGGCCTGTTGATCCGAAACGCTGCCGATACGGCAACGAGTAATGCGAAGAAGAGTGTCGGCGCTACCGTCACTTTATCCGCGAACCGGGACGTAGCGTTCAAGAAGATGCGCAGTAGTAGTACGTCGACGAGTAAGCGTAGTCGACCTAAACTGACGACTTCACCGGTTAAATTGAGTGATGCTAAAAAGATTGCCAAACTCAATAATGTTGCAAGCTACACGGCCACGGTGACGACTTCGGCTAATGCGACAGGTTTTGAGGCGATTTCGACATCTGGCAGTAGTAGTGCTGGTGGCATGAAAGGGATGGGTGGTAGCACGACGAGTTCTGGAGATATTGCGATCTCCGGTGTCACGTCGACGAGCGCCACTTCAGCCTTTGAAAATAGTTCAAGCAAAATCACCAAAGGTCGCGGGATTACCACGGCTGATGAAGGCACAACTAATGTTGTCATCGAAAGCGAGTTAGCCAAAGAGGATAGCTTAAAAGTTGGTGATACGATCAAGTTGAAGGCCACGACTGGCACGAAGAAGACTTATACTTTGAAGATTGTTGGGATCTATAAGGCGGCTTCAAGTACTAGTACGGCACAAGGTCCTGGCGCCACTGATCCATCTAACAGCGTCTACACGTCGTACACTTTTGCCAATACGGTCAAAGGGTCGAAATACAAGAATACCGCTGATTCAGTGACTTTCAATGTATCGAATCCTGCTAAGGTCAGTTCAGTTAAAACCGCTGGGAAAGCCTTGATCAATACATCGAAGTATTCATTGACGACGAATGACAGTAGCTATCAAACTGTGAAGGCTTCGATGGACAATGTGAAATCGTTCGCTGACAAAATTGTTTGGTTAGTTGCGATTGCTGGGACGATCATCTTAGCCTTGATTGTCATTTTAATGATTCGTGAACGCCGCTTTGAAATTGGCGTGCTACTATCTTTGGGTGAAGCCCGTTGGAAGATCGTGGCTCAGTTCTTTGTTGAAATGGTCATGGTATTGGTTGTTTCAATTGCGATTGCGGGTGCCGGCGGGAAGTTTGTGGGGAATCAACTTGGTAAACAGTTAGTTTCTCAACAAACGACGACGGCGACGACAACGAGTTCGACAAGTACTCAACAAGGCCCCGGCGGTAATGGTGCCCCTGGTGGTAGTACTTCTGGCAGCAAACCATCTGGTAACATGCAAGGTGGCGGTGGTGCGCCTGGCAGTAGTGCTGCCAGTGTCTCAACTCAAAAACAAGCTGAATTGGCGATTAATGTTACGCTGATGGACTTAGTTGAACTGGGTGGCTTTGGCCTAGCGATTATGTTCTTATCCATTATGTTAGCGTCTGGCGGAATTCTCCGGTTACAGCCGAAGAAAGTCCTGATTGAATAG
- a CDS encoding DNA-3-methyladenine glycosylase I has translation MKRCDWAEHATPLMQQYHDNEWGRPEHDQQKLFELLCLETYQAGLSWQTVLNKRAAFNEDFYNYDVAKVAAMTATDMDRLLQDARIIRHRQKLAATINNAQVIQNWPAGSTYSAWLWSFVDDKPIRQAWQSAAEIPTTNELAKRVSKAMKARGFKFVGPTTIYSYLQAAGLINDHLADCDWAPEN, from the coding sequence ATGAAACGATGCGACTGGGCAGAACATGCCACGCCTTTGATGCAACAATATCATGATAACGAGTGGGGTCGGCCGGAACATGACCAACAGAAATTATTCGAATTATTGTGTCTTGAAACCTATCAAGCGGGTCTCAGTTGGCAAACCGTTTTAAATAAGCGGGCCGCCTTTAATGAAGATTTCTATAATTATGACGTGGCTAAAGTCGCTGCAATGACTGCGACCGATATGGACCGGCTGTTGCAGGATGCTCGAATTATTCGGCATCGTCAAAAGCTGGCGGCGACAATTAATAATGCGCAAGTCATTCAAAACTGGCCGGCGGGATCAACTTATTCAGCTTGGTTGTGGTCGTTTGTCGATGACAAGCCCATTCGTCAGGCTTGGCAAAGCGCTGCTGAGATACCAACGACTAATGAGTTGGCGAAGCGTGTATCCAAAGCGATGAAGGCTCGTGGCTTCAAGTTTGTTGGACCAACAACGATCTATTCTTATTTGCAGGCTGCTGGTTTGATCAATGATCACTTGGCTGATTGTGATTGGGCACCGGAAAATTAA
- a CDS encoding ABC transporter ATP-binding protein produces the protein MLKANDIGYWYDRQENSLFEHVNLEFKSGNSYAIVGQSGSGKTTFLSLLAGLDKPRAGQIELNGEPINQLGLTKYRQSHVAIVFQSYNLFTYMSPLNNLLTAMAVTGSSHRGDKQFAMSMLSKLGITDDQMTKNVQKLSGGQQQRVAIARTMVCDAKIVVADEPTGNLDEENTKYVIEQFQKIAHDQHKCVIIVTHEPDVAAACDHAYRLAKHKFTALCQMVLKDSFYPLEISSCGRSFLFFY, from the coding sequence ATGTTAAAAGCAAATGATATTGGTTATTGGTATGATCGCCAGGAAAATAGTCTGTTCGAGCATGTGAACCTCGAATTTAAATCAGGCAATTCTTACGCGATTGTTGGTCAAAGTGGTTCCGGTAAGACGACGTTTCTATCGTTATTGGCAGGGTTAGATAAGCCTCGCGCAGGTCAAATTGAGTTGAATGGTGAACCCATCAATCAGTTAGGTTTGACGAAATATCGTCAGTCACATGTGGCGATTGTGTTTCAATCCTACAATCTATTCACTTATATGTCGCCATTGAATAATTTATTGACGGCAATGGCAGTGACTGGATCTAGTCATCGAGGAGATAAGCAGTTTGCCATGTCGATGCTAAGTAAGCTGGGAATTACGGATGACCAGATGACCAAGAATGTGCAGAAGCTTTCTGGTGGTCAACAACAACGGGTCGCCATTGCGCGGACCATGGTTTGTGACGCGAAGATCGTGGTTGCGGATGAACCGACTGGGAACTTAGATGAAGAAAACACGAAATATGTGATTGAACAATTTCAGAAAATTGCGCATGACCAACATAAATGTGTGATCATTGTTACTCATGAGCCGGATGTCGCAGCGGCTTGTGATCATGCTTATCGGTTAGCTAAACACAAATTTACGGCTCTTTGTCAAATGGTGTTGAAGGATAGTTTCTATCCTTTGGAGATCTCCTCGTGTGGGAGATCTTTTTTGTTTTTTTATTAG
- a CDS encoding TetR/AcrR family transcriptional regulator: MVGTKNNRRAQMTERLIQNSLIELLKDQSINDITVTAVCKLADINRGTFYAHYEDVKDCMHTMEQDATKELLAVINEHTDPNSLRAILTGIFEVVKKRHAVTSFIPTTDQDFLMSFIAITKREILENDRVKIANIDPREGQYMFEYYLNGIVGVVRYWLKTGLDESPEQLANFINDWWYRGKPFKDISDIPSGS; this comes from the coding sequence ATGGTAGGAACAAAAAATAACCGACGCGCCCAAATGACCGAACGACTCATTCAAAATAGCTTGATTGAATTGTTAAAGGATCAGTCGATTAATGACATCACCGTGACTGCCGTCTGTAAATTAGCAGACATTAATCGGGGCACCTTTTACGCTCACTATGAGGACGTCAAAGATTGCATGCATACCATGGAACAGGATGCGACGAAAGAGTTGCTAGCGGTAATTAACGAACATACTGATCCCAACTCGTTGCGGGCTATTTTAACAGGGATCTTCGAAGTCGTTAAAAAACGTCACGCCGTCACATCATTTATCCCAACGACCGATCAAGATTTCCTAATGAGTTTTATTGCCATTACCAAACGTGAAATTTTGGAAAATGATCGGGTCAAAATAGCTAATATTGATCCCCGCGAAGGCCAATATATGTTCGAATATTACCTCAATGGCATCGTGGGCGTCGTCCGTTACTGGCTCAAAACCGGCCTGGACGAATCGCCAGAACAATTGGCCAATTTTATTAATGACTGGTGGTATCGTGGTAAACCGTTTAAGGATATCTCAGATATTCCAAGCGGATCTTAA